Proteins encoded by one window of Synechococcus sp. MVIR-18-1:
- a CDS encoding carbamoyl-phosphate synthase — protein MQHSLRLSLSLSGVAALALSNGAVLSAAAQDVGSADDLGVMEINLKDAVKFNWGFQGALQGAGTPNQAGIGGFLPIAVGENSVFFADVLLNANFADYGGKSSIVNTEVAGTTISTSSRLGYRWLNSDRSWMYGVNGGYDSRPMNTGNAETGVTLYDKESAFFQQIAAGLEAVSDSWNFNAYALVPVGDTEQRLNARYFGGALDTYGLDVGYFITPDLNASVGYYYQSGDLGTADGSGVQVELDYQIADGLTAGINVSYDEAFETRVSGNIEYRFGSNSSAAETKKKAWQKPTIQSLSESVKNRNVRVHDATDPDGTCKIYITQDYNFGAIYKGSQSQEISITFYRTKAIPVRPGASGIVAHCNPGNPKVGGWEPPK, from the coding sequence ATGCAGCATTCCTTGCGCCTGTCCTTATCGCTGAGCGGTGTTGCAGCACTGGCACTCTCCAATGGGGCTGTGTTGTCTGCTGCTGCTCAAGACGTTGGCAGCGCAGATGATCTCGGGGTGATGGAGATCAACCTCAAGGATGCAGTCAAGTTCAACTGGGGATTTCAAGGGGCACTACAAGGAGCAGGAACACCAAACCAAGCAGGCATCGGCGGGTTCCTTCCAATCGCTGTTGGCGAGAACAGTGTGTTCTTTGCTGATGTACTGCTCAACGCCAACTTTGCTGATTACGGCGGCAAGAGCAGCATCGTTAATACAGAGGTTGCTGGAACAACGATCAGCACCTCATCAAGGCTTGGGTATCGCTGGCTGAATAGCGACCGCAGCTGGATGTATGGCGTTAACGGCGGCTATGACAGCCGCCCGATGAATACAGGCAATGCTGAAACAGGTGTCACGCTCTACGACAAGGAAAGTGCTTTTTTCCAGCAGATTGCAGCAGGTTTAGAAGCAGTATCAGATAGCTGGAACTTCAATGCTTATGCCTTAGTTCCTGTTGGTGATACAGAGCAGCGCCTCAATGCGCGTTATTTCGGTGGGGCGCTTGATACCTATGGCCTTGATGTTGGTTATTTCATCACCCCAGATCTCAATGCCTCTGTTGGTTACTACTACCAAAGCGGTGATCTAGGAACAGCAGATGGTTCTGGCGTGCAGGTAGAGCTGGATTATCAGATCGCTGATGGTTTAACTGCTGGCATCAATGTTTCCTATGACGAAGCGTTTGAAACCAGAGTGTCAGGCAACATTGAGTATCGCTTTGGTAGCAATAGTTCAGCTGCAGAAACGAAGAAAAAAGCATGGCAAAAACCAACAATTCAATCCTTATCTGAAAGCGTTAAAAACAGGAATGTTCGCGTTCATGATGCAACAGATCCAGATGGGACGTGCAAAATATATATCACGCAGGATTATAATTTTGGAGCGATTTATAAGGGGAGCCAAAGCCAAGAAATATCAATTACGTTCTACAGAACCAAAGCCATCCCAGTCCGGCCAGGGGCGTCCGGCATTGTAGCCCACTGCAACCCAGGCAACCCAAAAGTTGGCGGCTGGGAACCCCCTAAATAG